The proteins below come from a single Mycobacterium parmense genomic window:
- a CDS encoding low temperature requirement protein A, whose amino-acid sequence MIDKASPHQRTAYHEDRTVGTLELFFDLVYVYAMSQVTILMLANVTWTGFGRGALALTAIWWAWENYAWLTNTFERADPPARILIYFAMAAMLIAATALPNAFGKMALVFATAYVFVRLLHVVLLLRTTRGDEQLRTPTLQLVPYLLAGSGLIVMGAFKTSPYRELLWLASAIIDLSGPLIAGRAGWRVSPQYFVERHGLIVIIALGESIVSAGGGAKDSIGRPLTTVAMVTAVLIAAGMWWTYFEPSPRAAARLRRLSPARRARHARDAYSYLHLVLVAGIVFFALGVHQAVGHPDEPMAPLPGVALSGGVALFYLGDVAYRWRDHRRIMVDRLVAGGVMAATVPLSMQLHALTTLTVLLLVSALRVIWEVRGGNAPLGVPVGWRLRPGHPGTRTGGRSRAAWAVRQGPPGLATRFRRAGPGGRRRRRRGLSDPLRAARRGNP is encoded by the coding sequence GTGATCGACAAGGCATCACCGCACCAGCGGACGGCCTACCACGAGGACCGTACAGTCGGAACGCTTGAGCTGTTCTTCGACCTCGTCTACGTCTACGCGATGTCGCAGGTCACGATCCTGATGTTGGCGAATGTCACGTGGACCGGATTCGGTCGAGGGGCGCTGGCACTGACGGCGATCTGGTGGGCGTGGGAGAACTATGCCTGGCTGACCAATACCTTCGAGCGCGCGGACCCGCCCGCGCGCATCCTGATCTACTTCGCGATGGCTGCGATGCTCATCGCAGCGACGGCGCTGCCGAACGCCTTTGGGAAAATGGCGCTGGTCTTCGCAACCGCCTACGTGTTCGTCCGGCTGCTTCATGTGGTGCTGCTCCTACGCACGACGCGCGGAGACGAGCAGCTCCGCACGCCCACCCTCCAGCTGGTGCCCTACCTGCTGGCCGGCTCCGGGCTCATTGTCATGGGAGCCTTCAAGACGTCGCCATACCGGGAGCTGCTATGGCTAGCGTCCGCGATCATCGACCTCAGCGGGCCGCTCATAGCCGGGCGCGCCGGGTGGCGGGTATCCCCGCAATACTTCGTCGAACGGCACGGTCTCATCGTGATCATCGCCCTCGGCGAGTCGATTGTGAGTGCCGGTGGGGGCGCGAAGGACAGCATCGGCCGGCCGCTGACCACCGTCGCGATGGTGACGGCGGTGCTTATCGCCGCCGGGATGTGGTGGACGTACTTCGAGCCGAGTCCCCGCGCCGCCGCGCGGCTGCGGCGGCTGAGCCCGGCTCGCCGGGCCCGTCACGCCCGGGACGCCTACAGCTATCTCCACCTCGTGCTGGTCGCCGGCATCGTCTTCTTCGCCCTCGGCGTCCATCAGGCCGTGGGACACCCGGACGAGCCGATGGCCCCGCTGCCCGGTGTCGCCCTCAGCGGCGGCGTCGCATTGTTCTATCTCGGCGACGTCGCCTACCGGTGGCGCGACCACCGCAGGATCATGGTCGACCGGCTCGTGGCCGGGGGCGTCATGGCTGCGACCGTCCCACTCAGCATGCAACTACACGCACTCACCACACTGACCGTCCTGCTGCTGGTCTCCGCCCTGCGCGTCATCTGGGAGGTCCGGGGCGGGAACGCTCCGCTTGGGGTGCCCGTCGGCTGGCGCCTTCGGCCAGGTCACCCCGGGACCCGGACGGGAGGGCGTAGCCGCGCCGCGTGGGCTGTTCGTCAGGGCCCGCCGGGTCTGGCTACCAGGTTTCGCCGCGCGGGCCCAGGTGGCCGGCGACGACGTCGCCGAGGCCTCTCCGATCCGCTTCGCGCTGCCCGTCGAGGAAACCCTTGA
- a CDS encoding AraC family transcriptional regulator, whose product MTELPFDLAPEVRATDVDEAANALGRVYVTAELIPNKARSVNMQMNAVQLPLITAGYLGFGADVTIRANDVTDYYIDAPLSGRAVSRWRDGQLVKTTNGSVAVFTPGMPCVLDWSGDCGQICLKVSEPQMRRQLEAMLNRPVRKRITFARQFSLSTTAAHDWYHLVWLLAREVGRQDGLLNHRLAVANLQLLLIQGLLQIQPHNYTEALAESEGAASTTVAKRAIDLMHAHPETLWSTAELARETGVSARALQRAFERSDQPSPMAYLRRLRLHRAHTELAAGSPESVTVTMVAGRWGFVHLGRFASQYHQLFGETPSETLRNRVGDRPPTSPR is encoded by the coding sequence ATGACCGAGTTACCCTTCGACCTGGCGCCCGAGGTCCGGGCAACGGACGTCGATGAGGCGGCCAACGCTTTGGGCCGCGTCTATGTCACCGCCGAGCTGATCCCTAACAAGGCCAGATCGGTGAACATGCAGATGAACGCGGTGCAACTCCCGCTGATCACCGCGGGCTATCTTGGCTTCGGCGCCGACGTCACCATCCGGGCAAACGACGTAACTGACTATTACATTGATGCCCCGTTGTCAGGCAGGGCGGTGAGCCGTTGGCGTGACGGCCAGCTCGTCAAGACGACGAACGGGTCAGTCGCGGTGTTCACACCGGGCATGCCGTGCGTGCTCGACTGGTCGGGCGACTGCGGTCAGATCTGTCTGAAGGTTTCTGAACCGCAGATGCGTCGGCAGCTGGAAGCCATGCTCAACCGCCCTGTGCGCAAACGGATTACGTTTGCCCGGCAGTTCAGTCTGAGCACCACCGCCGCCCACGATTGGTACCACCTAGTCTGGCTCCTGGCCCGTGAAGTCGGGCGCCAGGACGGGCTTCTCAACCACCGGCTCGCCGTGGCGAACTTGCAGCTTCTGCTGATCCAGGGCCTGCTGCAAATACAACCCCACAATTACACCGAGGCTTTGGCTGAAAGTGAAGGGGCGGCAAGCACCACTGTCGCGAAGCGCGCGATCGATCTGATGCACGCGCACCCGGAAACACTTTGGAGCACTGCCGAACTGGCACGAGAGACCGGGGTCAGCGCACGAGCGCTGCAGCGGGCATTTGAGCGGTCCGACCAGCCCTCGCCGATGGCATACCTGCGGCGGCTGCGCCTACATCGGGCGCACACAGAACTCGCCGCTGGCTCACCCGAGTCGGTCACGGTAACGATGGTCGCGGGGCGTTGGGGGTTCGTGCACCTTGGCAGGTTCGCCAGTCAATATCATCAGCTGTTCGGCGAAACCCCCTCGGAAACGCTGCGAAACCGGGTCGGCGACCGTCCTCCCACGTCGCCTCGTTAG
- a CDS encoding SDR family oxidoreductase: MGDERVLVTGGSGFVGSHCVFALLNAGYRVRTTVRSAQREADVRNMVERAGATPGDSLTFAVADLTSDAGWPEAMDGSTFVLHVASPYPADEPPDEDEVILPARDGTLRVLRAARDAGVKRVVLTSSFVAIGCGHGNVEREFTEDDWTDLDGEGITAYVKSKVLAERAAWDFAENEAGRTELSVVNPTATFGPTLSDDISASVAPILTLLMAGEEPVSMANLRFSVADVRDVADVHLRAMTHPAAAGQRFIACCDGGPITMRQAAQILRAWVGVDSVTASPVLGGTARPSNRKAKAVLRFTPRAIEEVLLSTAGSLVRLGLVPTA; this comes from the coding sequence ATGGGGGACGAACGGGTTCTCGTGACCGGAGGGTCCGGATTTGTCGGTTCTCACTGCGTCTTCGCACTGCTGAACGCCGGCTACCGGGTCCGGACGACTGTGAGATCGGCCCAACGCGAGGCGGACGTCCGTAACATGGTCGAGCGAGCCGGCGCGACGCCGGGCGATAGCCTCACGTTCGCCGTCGCCGACCTCACCTCCGATGCCGGCTGGCCGGAGGCAATGGACGGCAGCACGTTCGTCCTGCACGTTGCCTCGCCTTACCCAGCTGATGAGCCCCCCGATGAAGACGAGGTGATCCTACCCGCTCGCGACGGCACGCTTCGCGTCCTGCGCGCCGCTCGCGACGCGGGTGTCAAGCGGGTCGTACTCACGTCCTCGTTCGTCGCCATCGGCTGCGGCCACGGCAATGTCGAGCGCGAGTTCACCGAGGATGATTGGACCGATCTCGACGGCGAAGGCATCACTGCCTACGTCAAGTCCAAGGTGCTCGCCGAACGCGCGGCGTGGGACTTCGCTGAAAACGAAGCCGGCCGAACCGAACTCAGTGTGGTCAACCCCACCGCGACCTTCGGCCCGACGCTCAGCGACGATATTTCGGCCTCTGTGGCCCCGATTCTGACTCTGCTCATGGCTGGGGAAGAACCCGTATCGATGGCGAACCTCCGGTTTTCGGTGGCTGATGTGCGCGACGTTGCCGACGTCCACCTGCGCGCGATGACGCATCCCGCCGCCGCGGGCCAGCGCTTCATTGCCTGCTGCGATGGCGGCCCCATCACGATGAGACAGGCCGCACAGATTCTGCGTGCCTGGGTGGGCGTCGACTCCGTCACCGCATCGCCTGTCCTTGGTGGGACCGCGCGGCCGTCCAACCGAAAGGCCAAGGCCGTCCTACGCTTTACCCCCCGAGCAATCGAGGAAGTGCTCCTGTCGACCGCAGGAAGCCTCGTCCGTCTCGGTCTCGTGCCAACTGCATGA
- a CDS encoding AraC family transcriptional regulator, whose translation MNWDGQRPVANHLDALTSDWAQLADTTDIDEATEILRPTFFPVAITPCGRGPLHIRVKAEQLPLLSIGYLDLGGEAMMRAADIPGYQIAVAVSGHSVTKWPDGHATTVTSPGSATVFRPGTDVEHLWSHGCGQLGIKLVPAELTRELENLLDRSIGKPVEFARRLDLTDRSSQSWLSLVAVLARESGNDAGILTHRLAASNLQHLLLEGLLLTQPHNYTHALRQDGRPASAAAVQQSIDLMRSYPEAEWTTAALARATGVSARALQKAFAQAGEAPPMTYLRHLRLQRVRAELADASRARPSAAVTTVASRWGFVHLGRFAQQYRQLFGESPSQTLRVSYR comes from the coding sequence GTGAACTGGGACGGTCAGCGACCCGTCGCGAACCACCTCGATGCGTTGACGTCCGATTGGGCGCAACTAGCGGACACGACGGATATCGACGAAGCGACGGAGATCCTGCGGCCCACGTTTTTCCCTGTCGCGATCACGCCGTGCGGTAGGGGCCCGTTACACATTCGCGTCAAGGCCGAGCAGCTGCCGCTGCTCAGTATCGGCTACCTCGACCTCGGTGGTGAGGCGATGATGCGGGCAGCTGACATACCCGGCTACCAGATCGCCGTCGCGGTGTCGGGTCACAGCGTGACCAAGTGGCCCGATGGTCACGCAACGACCGTCACATCGCCCGGGTCGGCGACGGTCTTCCGCCCCGGCACGGATGTCGAACATCTGTGGTCACACGGTTGCGGCCAGCTCGGTATCAAGCTCGTCCCGGCCGAGCTGACTCGCGAGCTGGAGAATTTGCTCGACCGCTCGATTGGTAAGCCCGTGGAGTTCGCTCGCCGGCTGGACCTGACGGACAGGTCGTCGCAAAGTTGGCTGAGTTTGGTAGCGGTTCTGGCGCGAGAGTCCGGCAACGATGCCGGAATACTCACGCATCGGCTCGCCGCTTCGAATTTGCAGCATCTGCTCCTCGAGGGTCTGCTGCTCACGCAGCCGCACAACTACACGCACGCACTCCGTCAGGACGGTCGGCCCGCCTCCGCAGCGGCGGTCCAGCAGTCAATCGACTTGATGCGGAGTTATCCGGAAGCGGAGTGGACGACCGCGGCACTTGCCCGCGCGACGGGTGTCAGCGCGAGGGCACTGCAGAAGGCGTTCGCCCAGGCGGGCGAGGCGCCGCCTATGACGTACCTGCGCCATTTACGGTTGCAACGGGTACGCGCCGAACTGGCCGACGCGTCGCGGGCACGGCCCTCGGCGGCGGTCACGACGGTGGCGAGCCGGTGGGGATTCGTGCACCTCGGCCGGTTCGCTCAGCAGTACCGTCAATTGTTCGGTGAATCCCCGTCACAGACGCTTCGCGTGTCGTACCGCTAA
- a CDS encoding S1C family serine protease, with product MVTVLTDNGLGSGIVYKADGTIITDAHVVAGAHQITVAFADGQQVTAKVRAADNVSDVAVLQADRGGLTPATFEKSLPQVGALAVVIGSPLGFEASVTSGIISGLHRQIPGSASAIAPMVDLVQTDAPISPGNSGGALIDGRGHVVGVCEAYIPPTAGAVALGFATAAATVVDVADQLLATGTAHHAYVGILPRTLTPQIAQQLGVNRPDGVVVLAVGTPGPAADAGIKPGDIITAVNGRDTPTAESFISALLVSKPGDKIQLTVQRGGATQQISVTVADRPST from the coding sequence GTGGTCACGGTGCTCACGGACAATGGCCTGGGCAGCGGCATCGTATACAAAGCCGACGGGACAATCATCACCGATGCGCACGTGGTCGCCGGTGCGCACCAGATCACCGTGGCCTTCGCCGACGGGCAGCAGGTGACCGCGAAGGTTCGTGCCGCGGACAACGTGTCCGATGTCGCGGTCTTGCAGGCCGACCGGGGTGGGCTAACTCCCGCGACATTTGAGAAGTCGCTGCCCCAGGTCGGTGCGCTGGCCGTGGTCATCGGCAGTCCGCTGGGGTTCGAGGCCAGCGTCACGTCGGGCATCATTTCCGGCCTGCATCGCCAGATCCCTGGGTCCGCATCCGCCATTGCTCCAATGGTGGACCTGGTCCAGACCGACGCGCCGATCTCACCCGGCAACTCCGGCGGGGCTTTGATCGACGGACGAGGACACGTTGTCGGCGTGTGTGAGGCCTATATTCCCCCGACGGCTGGCGCGGTCGCCCTGGGTTTTGCCACAGCGGCCGCGACGGTCGTCGACGTCGCTGACCAGTTGTTGGCGACCGGCACCGCCCACCATGCCTACGTCGGCATTCTGCCCCGCACCCTGACGCCCCAGATCGCCCAACAGCTGGGGGTCAACCGCCCCGACGGCGTCGTCGTGCTGGCGGTGGGCACGCCCGGTCCGGCGGCGGACGCGGGCATTAAGCCGGGCGACATTATCACCGCGGTCAATGGTCGGGACACCCCGACGGCCGAGAGCTTCATATCGGCACTTCTGGTGAGTAAACCAGGCGACAAGATCCAGCTGACAGTGCAACGAGGCGGCGCGACCCAACAGATTTCGGTCACTGTCGCAGACCGCCCCAGCACGTAA
- a CDS encoding GAF and ANTAR domain-containing protein — translation MVCGEAPRFLRNGFAMVAISHFSDPEQIRHGRRGKAIQSTIARLAGAMVGTTGIEDALSELTSASLALIPGADCAKVSVIEDGHLRSIIATSQLTSSLDMAQQAAGHGPCLEAITAKKATCCNDLRTDTRWPRFTPSATTAGVHSVLSSPIDLPRATWATLTLFGFRTDAFGPDSEAVGAMLANHAAIAFMHDEQERQFKAALATRDVIGQAKGMIMERFGVDAAHAFAMLRAISQQTNTPLREVARRLVDCAKRGGDEQHDGAERGCRAP, via the coding sequence ATGGTTTGCGGCGAGGCACCACGTTTTCTCCGAAACGGCTTCGCCATGGTCGCGATAAGTCACTTCTCGGATCCCGAGCAGATTCGCCACGGGCGCCGCGGCAAGGCAATTCAGTCGACGATCGCAAGACTGGCCGGTGCGATGGTCGGCACAACGGGCATCGAGGACGCCCTCAGCGAGCTGACCAGTGCCTCATTGGCGTTGATACCGGGGGCGGACTGCGCGAAAGTCTCAGTAATCGAAGACGGCCACCTGCGATCGATCATAGCGACATCGCAGCTGACCTCGTCGCTGGACATGGCTCAGCAAGCCGCCGGCCACGGTCCATGCCTGGAGGCGATCACCGCAAAGAAGGCGACTTGCTGCAACGATCTGCGCACCGATACCCGATGGCCGCGATTCACGCCTTCGGCGACCACCGCCGGGGTGCACAGCGTCTTGTCGTCTCCGATAGACCTGCCACGGGCGACCTGGGCCACGTTGACTCTTTTCGGCTTCCGAACTGACGCCTTCGGGCCCGACTCCGAGGCGGTTGGCGCGATGCTGGCCAACCATGCGGCGATCGCATTCATGCACGACGAACAGGAGCGCCAATTCAAGGCCGCGCTTGCCACCCGCGACGTCATCGGACAAGCCAAGGGCATGATCATGGAACGCTTCGGTGTCGACGCCGCTCACGCCTTCGCGATGCTAAGAGCGATCTCGCAACAGACCAATACCCCGCTGCGGGAAGTGGCCAGACGGCTTGTCGACTGCGCGAAGCGAGGAGGCGATGAGCAGCACGATGGAGCTGAGCGCGGCTGCCGGGCCCCCTGA
- a CDS encoding Dps family protein encodes MQTNRRDIDQVRPFVAPDSLPRNLQKVLVDLIELHLQGKQAHWNVVGTNFRDLHLQLDSIVDTAREASDTIAERMRALDAVPDGRSDTVAGTTTVPPAPPAELSTTETVDMMATRLYAVVDTARTVHDEVDAADPATADLLHAIIDSLEKEAWMLKSENRKL; translated from the coding sequence ATCCAGACCAACCGTCGTGACATCGACCAGGTGCGCCCGTTCGTCGCCCCGGATAGCTTGCCGCGCAACCTGCAGAAGGTACTCGTCGACTTGATCGAGCTGCATCTCCAAGGCAAGCAGGCGCACTGGAATGTCGTCGGAACAAACTTCCGGGACTTGCACCTGCAACTCGACAGCATCGTCGACACCGCACGCGAAGCCAGTGACACGATCGCCGAACGCATGCGCGCCCTTGACGCAGTTCCCGACGGGCGCTCAGATACGGTCGCGGGCACGACCACCGTCCCCCCCGCTCCGCCGGCCGAACTCAGCACCACCGAAACCGTGGACATGATGGCCACCCGGCTCTACGCCGTTGTCGACACCGCGCGGACTGTGCATGACGAGGTCGATGCCGCCGATCCGGCAACTGCTGACCTGCTGCATGCCATCATCGACTCCCTCGAGAAGGAAGCGTGGATGCTCAAGTCCGAAAACCGCAAGCTTTAG
- a CDS encoding PucR family transcriptional regulator — MTVDTSLPELGIDYRGELPSLYGVFILSSLMFDGRPASAVLTLAADAVQSLGNYATETAYRVVDGSLIRNSDPDRSLDSALDAAVAASVGVDSEIALSDSIWRYAVTLRTASTVTGVLVVRAPNPSSYHELVLLKVLAQQAAMAMTSADAIERERRRHIQLRELTDRHERTIHRLSRSVAELERRDHIHKALTNLSGSADAAGIADALHELTSLPVSIEDMFGNLRAWSPAPIPTTYRAIGGGNREDVIRSAGSHGHYSDCGNRIFSLIRVKADFLGVVVLHDPQRRADRLDIFALEYAAAVLAVEFSHQRSLAETEVRLSRDLVDDLLAGTDNATAYARGEALGYNLRRPHRVTVLQWSAEIGGDLIARSATRWATSAGLHPLCARRPSMTVLLTEDVPQPRSLYRAISAAVGNGRGWIAIGSVALTPSELPRSFAEARRTLRVQKASVGGHGFRRFDDLGVCRIVDPSGNSPEVREFLAEWLGPLVAYDQDKNADLVNTLARYLDSGGNYDHAASALNIHRSTLRYRLGRIRDISGRDLQNVEARLNLHLAIKISEMLGDTQPMTPASGTGERGPSN; from the coding sequence ATGACTGTCGACACGTCATTACCGGAGTTGGGCATTGATTACCGTGGCGAGCTTCCGAGCTTGTACGGCGTTTTCATCCTGTCTTCGTTGATGTTCGACGGTCGCCCAGCCAGCGCCGTACTGACCTTGGCCGCGGACGCAGTGCAATCCCTGGGCAACTACGCCACAGAAACCGCCTATCGGGTGGTCGACGGATCCCTGATCCGTAACAGCGATCCTGACCGGTCGCTGGACAGTGCCCTCGATGCGGCAGTCGCCGCGAGCGTGGGCGTCGATAGCGAGATCGCGCTTTCCGACTCGATTTGGCGGTATGCGGTCACGCTGCGCACCGCCAGTACCGTCACCGGTGTCCTGGTCGTCCGCGCCCCGAATCCCTCCTCCTACCACGAGTTGGTGTTGCTCAAAGTACTCGCGCAGCAGGCGGCCATGGCGATGACAAGCGCCGACGCCATCGAAAGGGAACGACGCCGACACATCCAGCTCAGGGAGCTGACTGACAGACACGAGAGAACGATCCACCGGTTGTCACGCAGCGTGGCCGAACTCGAGCGGCGCGACCACATCCATAAGGCGCTGACCAACCTGTCCGGATCAGCGGATGCGGCCGGCATTGCAGACGCATTGCACGAGCTGACCTCGTTGCCAGTGTCAATCGAGGACATGTTTGGGAACCTGCGAGCATGGTCGCCCGCGCCGATTCCCACCACATACCGGGCGATCGGCGGGGGCAACCGCGAAGACGTAATTCGCAGCGCGGGGTCGCATGGACATTACAGCGACTGCGGGAACCGGATATTCAGCCTTATCCGCGTGAAGGCGGATTTCCTCGGAGTCGTTGTGCTGCACGATCCGCAGCGCCGGGCTGATCGACTCGACATCTTCGCGCTGGAATACGCGGCCGCGGTGTTGGCGGTCGAATTCTCCCATCAGCGCTCACTCGCAGAAACCGAGGTGCGACTGAGTCGGGACCTAGTCGACGATCTGCTCGCCGGAACCGACAACGCCACGGCATACGCCCGGGGCGAGGCGCTTGGTTACAACCTGCGCAGGCCGCATCGGGTGACTGTTTTGCAGTGGAGCGCCGAAATCGGCGGCGATTTGATCGCCCGCTCGGCCACTCGGTGGGCCACGTCCGCCGGTTTGCATCCGCTTTGCGCGCGCCGCCCGTCGATGACAGTCCTGCTGACCGAGGATGTGCCCCAACCGCGGTCTCTGTATCGTGCGATCTCCGCGGCTGTCGGGAACGGGCGCGGATGGATCGCGATCGGGTCGGTCGCGCTGACTCCCTCCGAGCTGCCGCGGTCCTTTGCTGAGGCCCGGCGAACCTTGCGTGTGCAGAAAGCTTCGGTAGGCGGGCACGGCTTCCGTCGTTTCGACGACCTGGGCGTCTGCCGAATCGTCGATCCGAGCGGCAACAGCCCCGAGGTTCGTGAATTCTTAGCGGAATGGCTGGGACCCCTGGTGGCATACGACCAGGACAAGAACGCCGACCTGGTCAACACCTTGGCGCGCTATCTGGATTCCGGAGGAAATTACGATCACGCGGCGAGCGCGCTCAATATCCACCGCAGTACCCTTCGTTACCGCCTCGGACGCATTCGCGACATTTCCGGCCGCGACCTGCAGAACGTGGAGGCGCGCCTCAACCTGCACCTAGCGATAAAGATTTCCGAGATGCTCGGGGATACGCAGCCGATGACGCCGGCCAGCGGAACCGGCGAGCGGGGGCCGTCGAATTAG
- a CDS encoding type 1 glutamine amidotransferase domain-containing protein gives MSKMLQGRKFAILAADGVERVELVHPSAAVHRAGGQTELLSLRNGWIHMRNNDLDPAGTFTVDRVVADASIDDYGGLLLPGGTVNPDKLRTHERAVAFVREFVESGKPVGVICHGPWTLIEAGVVAGRTLTSYPSVRTDLRNAGANVVDEDVAVDGNLISSRSPEDLPAFCAAIVKAFAQTPAATS, from the coding sequence ATGTCAAAAATGTTGCAGGGCAGAAAGTTTGCAATCCTGGCGGCCGACGGCGTGGAACGGGTCGAGCTGGTGCATCCGTCCGCGGCGGTGCACCGGGCCGGTGGGCAGACCGAACTGTTGTCTTTGCGTAATGGCTGGATCCATATGCGCAACAACGACCTCGATCCGGCGGGCACGTTCACTGTCGATCGCGTTGTCGCCGACGCGTCGATCGACGACTACGGCGGCCTGCTGCTGCCGGGCGGAACGGTGAATCCCGACAAGCTGCGCACCCATGAACGTGCAGTCGCGTTCGTGCGGGAATTCGTGGAGTCGGGCAAACCGGTCGGGGTGATCTGTCACGGCCCATGGACGCTCATCGAGGCAGGCGTCGTCGCGGGACGAACCCTCACGTCGTATCCCAGCGTCCGGACCGACTTGCGAAACGCGGGCGCTAACGTGGTCGACGAAGACGTCGCGGTCGACGGAAACCTCATCTCGAGTCGCTCACCGGAGGATCTGCCGGCGTTCTGCGCCGCCATCGTGAAAGCCTTCGCCCAAACGCCGGCAGCGACATCATGA
- a CDS encoding baeRF10 domain-containing protein encodes MITADTVNRILRFNGQGLPVVSLYAPVPCQPQGRVVSLRSEVDSQLHAIRPMAKDRSLGHDARLSIRGDIDRIMDVAGQERWPPGAVALFSCSGRGFFEELILPRQIRERVIVDETTWVRPMLAVLDEDHRCCVAAVDREGARLLELYRDDMQERGTLSLSAKPGLDQDKLEELTKKHFREVITMIDKLYWGGEFELLIVGGHRPQLPRFLDLLTHELRGVLAGTFPVDDGARSSFGELKRHAIAVVDRYERAEEERMVAEVVETSAAGGLAVLGIEPCLWAGSASAINRLMIQDGAIAPGVICDRKHWLALAGDTCPVCDRPVRPAPDVIGELVEVVIDDGGAIKHVSAHTVLTERVAAASLRFPLPPKR; translated from the coding sequence ATGATCACGGCTGATACCGTCAACCGGATCCTGCGGTTCAATGGACAAGGCCTGCCGGTCGTTTCCCTGTACGCCCCAGTGCCCTGCCAGCCGCAAGGCCGCGTTGTCAGCCTGCGCAGCGAGGTGGACAGTCAGCTACACGCCATCCGGCCGATGGCCAAGGACCGTAGCCTTGGCCACGACGCGAGGTTGTCCATACGCGGTGACATCGACCGAATCATGGATGTCGCGGGGCAGGAACGCTGGCCACCCGGCGCGGTTGCGCTGTTCTCCTGCAGCGGCCGCGGGTTTTTCGAGGAATTGATTTTGCCGCGACAGATCCGAGAGCGGGTCATCGTCGACGAAACCACGTGGGTCCGCCCAATGCTGGCCGTGCTCGACGAGGACCACCGCTGTTGCGTCGCCGCGGTCGACCGAGAGGGCGCCCGCCTCTTGGAGCTTTATCGCGACGACATGCAGGAGCGGGGCACGCTGTCGCTTTCCGCCAAGCCGGGCCTAGACCAGGACAAGCTCGAGGAGCTGACCAAAAAACACTTCCGTGAAGTGATAACCATGATCGACAAGCTCTACTGGGGCGGCGAATTCGAGCTGTTGATCGTCGGCGGCCATCGCCCGCAACTGCCGCGTTTCCTCGACCTGCTCACCCACGAACTGCGGGGGGTGCTCGCCGGCACGTTTCCGGTCGACGATGGCGCGAGGAGCAGCTTTGGCGAGCTCAAACGGCATGCTATCGCGGTCGTGGACCGCTACGAGCGCGCCGAGGAGGAGCGCATGGTCGCCGAGGTCGTCGAGACGTCGGCCGCCGGGGGTCTGGCCGTGCTCGGCATTGAGCCGTGCTTGTGGGCCGGGAGCGCTTCCGCCATCAATCGGCTCATGATTCAAGACGGCGCGATCGCACCCGGGGTGATCTGCGACCGCAAACACTGGCTGGCTCTCGCGGGCGATACGTGCCCTGTGTGCGATCGGCCGGTGCGGCCCGCTCCCGACGTGATAGGCGAACTCGTGGAGGTCGTCATAGACGATGGTGGCGCCATTAAACACGTCTCGGCCCATACGGTCCTCACGGAGCGTGTGGCCGCGGCGTCGTTGCGGTTTCCGCTTCCACCGAAACGATGA
- a CDS encoding STAS domain-containing protein, with amino-acid sequence MQRLPAGTSIIHASGSLDGETRAVLCRAVADELTQAPAQLVLELSAATSIDDTAVEALVGATALAAESDTSICLVTSPTGPVARALAAADLTERFEIYATVGEAQRHG; translated from the coding sequence GTGCAACGACTTCCCGCTGGCACCAGCATCATCCACGCGTCAGGTTCCCTCGACGGCGAAACGCGAGCGGTGTTGTGCCGCGCCGTCGCCGACGAATTGACGCAAGCGCCGGCGCAGCTGGTGTTAGAGCTTTCTGCCGCGACGTCCATCGATGACACCGCCGTCGAGGCCTTGGTCGGCGCTACCGCGTTGGCGGCAGAGTCCGACACTTCTATCTGCCTGGTTACCTCGCCGACCGGTCCGGTCGCGAGAGCCCTCGCCGCGGCTGATCTGACCGAGCGGTTCGAAATCTATGCGACGGTCGGCGAAGCGCAACGTCACGGTTAG